A single window of Microbacterium oryzae DNA harbors:
- a CDS encoding ABC transporter permease has product MATAPRNPRGLVRLLRNLGRNGKAVAGLVIILLFVLSALLAPVIFPEDPSRILDGGATPPNGEHLLGTTAKGQDVLALTLWGSRASLFVGFTAGLLATLVAVLIGLAGAYFGGVLDDLLSLATNVFLLIPGLPLLVILAAFLPPGLGTVIVVLTITGWAGGARILRAQGMSIRGKDYVAASIVSGERPLRIMLRDILPNMASIVMTTLLGCIIGSIGAQAGLEFLGLGDSNTISWGTNLFWATSDGSLMLGQWWIFVPSGLAIALIAFALSLCNYAVDEITNPRLRKPRRAASASAPTLVTIGDAGRESRS; this is encoded by the coding sequence ATGGCGACCGCGCCGCGCAACCCCCGTGGCCTCGTCCGACTGCTGCGGAACCTGGGCCGCAACGGGAAGGCGGTGGCCGGCCTGGTCATCATCCTGCTGTTCGTCCTCAGCGCGCTCCTCGCGCCGGTGATCTTCCCCGAGGACCCTTCGCGCATCCTCGACGGCGGCGCGACCCCGCCGAACGGCGAGCATCTGCTCGGCACCACCGCGAAGGGGCAGGACGTGCTCGCCCTCACCCTGTGGGGCTCCCGGGCGTCGCTCTTCGTCGGCTTCACCGCGGGGCTGCTCGCGACGCTGGTCGCGGTGCTCATCGGGCTCGCGGGCGCGTACTTCGGAGGCGTCCTCGATGACCTCCTCAGCCTCGCGACCAATGTCTTCCTGCTGATTCCCGGGCTGCCGCTGCTCGTCATCCTGGCCGCGTTCCTGCCGCCCGGGCTCGGCACCGTGATCGTGGTGCTGACGATCACGGGCTGGGCCGGCGGTGCGCGCATCCTGCGCGCGCAGGGCATGTCGATTCGCGGGAAGGACTACGTCGCGGCGTCGATCGTCAGCGGCGAGCGGCCGCTGCGCATCATGCTGCGCGACATCCTGCCGAACATGGCCTCGATCGTCATGACGACTCTGCTCGGCTGCATCATCGGCTCGATCGGCGCTCAAGCGGGCCTGGAATTCCTCGGCCTCGGAGATTCCAACACCATCTCGTGGGGGACCAACCTCTTTTGGGCGACGAGCGACGGTTCGCTCATGCTCGGCCAGTGGTGGATCTTCGTCCCCTCCGGCTTAGCGATCGCGCTCATCGCCTTCGCGCTGTCGCTGTGCAACTACGCCGTGGATGAGATCACGAACCCGCGATTGCGGAAGCCGCGGCGCGCGGCGAGCGCGAGCGCCCCCACGCTCGTGACCATCGGGGACGCCGGAAGGGAGAGCCGCTCATGA